In the genome of Carya illinoinensis cultivar Pawnee chromosome 13, C.illinoinensisPawnee_v1, whole genome shotgun sequence, the window CTTCTTAGCAGCAGACTTGGTGACCTTGGCACCACTTGGATCCTTCTTCTCGACACTCTTGATGACACCAACAGCCACAGTCTGGCGCATGTCCCTCACAGCGAAACGACCAAGAGGTGGATACTCTGAGAAAGTCTCAACAACCATTGGCTTGGTTGGAATCATCTTTACCATCCCTGCATCACCgttcttcaaaaattttggcTCCTTTTCCAGCTCCTTACCAGATCGCCTGTCAATCTTGGTCAACAGCTCAGCAAACTTCACTGCAATGTGGGAGGTGTGGCAGTCGAGCACTGGAGCATAACCATTGCCGATCTGACCAGGGTGGTTCATGATGATGACCTGGGAGGTGAAGTTAGCTGCCTCCTTGGCAGGATCATCCTTGGAGTTGGAAGCAACAAAACCACGCTTCAGATCCTTCACAGCAACGTTCTTCACGTTGAAGCCGACATTGTCACCAGGAAGGGCCTCCTGGAGAGCTTCATGGTGCATTTCAACAGACTTAACTTCAGTTGTCAGTCCGGTTGGTCCAAAGGTCACCACCATACCAGGCTTTATGATACCAGTCTCCACACGTCCGACTGGGACGGTTCCAATGCCACCAATCTTGTACACATCCTGGAGTGGCAGACGGAGGGGCTTGTCCGAGGGCCTCTTGGGCTCCTGGATCAAGTCAAGCGCCTCAAGGAGGGTAGGGCCCTTGTACCAGTCAAGGTTGGTTGACCTCTCAATCATGTTGTCGCCCTCAAAACCAGAGATTGGGACGAAGGGGATCTTGTCAGGGTTGTACCCAACCTTCTTTAAATAGGATGAGACTTCCTTAACAATTTCATCGTACCTTGCCTTGGAGTATTTAGGGGTTGTGGCATCCATCTGGCATATAAATTGTAAGCAATAGCGATTCAAGTCATATTTACCCTCAAATCACAATAACCAAGAACAGAGGAAACTAATGTCAGCCGTATAGCATGACCAAAAGCTCACCTTGTTGCAGCAGCATATCATCTGCTTGACACCAAGAGTAAAGGCAAGCAAGGCATGCTCACGGGTCTGACCATCCTTGGAAATACCAGCTTCGAAACCACCAGTGGTTGAGTCAATAATGAGGACAGCACAGTCAGCCTGCGATGTACCGGTAATCATGTTCTTGATGAAGTCACGATGTCCGGGGGCATCAATGACAGTGCAGTAGTACTTGGTTGTCTCAAATTTCCACAAGGCAATGTCAATGGTAATACCACGCTCACGTTCAGCCTTCAGCTTGTCCAACACCCAAGCATACTTGAATGACCTCTTGTTCATTTCAGCAGCCTCCTTCTCGAACCTCTCAATAACACGCTTGTCAATACCTCCAAGCTTATAGATCAAATGCCCAGTCGTGGTCGATTTTCCAGAGTCGACATGGCCAATGACCACAATGTTGATGTGAAACTTCTCCTTACCCATATTGTAATGTTAAAATGATTCTGCAGCAGAAGTGAGAGAACTTCAGAGAACTAACGTCAAATATAAACAAACCAATGTGCAATATGAAACAGCCAATATAAATTTCATGGAGGCAACTTAACAAAATCTCATATCACAACTTAACAGTTGCACAATACGACCCAATATAAATTTCATGGAGGCAATATGAAACATGCATGCAACATCCATGACAAACAACGGACAATCACCAATCCTCTTCAATGTCATAGTATTCAGAACTGGACGTAGTAAAAGTTTGAAGGATAATTTCACTCACTCATCAGAATATATCAAGGTACAATTGGAAAACTCATGTTTAGATAACCGATTAAAAGACTGATTGGGCTAGTATTGTGATCGCAATAGATCAGAAACAAAGAACAAACCAGGACTTCACAAGTTCAacgttcaaaaaaaaaatcccgatCAACGAGTAATTAACAATATGAATAAGACGTAATAAAATCATACCAGATTAGGTTCCAGacgcaaaacaaataaaaaactctTATCagctacaaaaattttaaagaatttgCAATCTCTATGAATAGAACTGATATAGATCCTAAagccaacataaaaaaaaaaaaatcccctaACAACAATCTTCTCGGGATTTAGGTCTTGATGACAAGAAACCAAAGACCGTGCAAGCATTTTACCCGGTCTAAAACATTTAGGATTAACAAACCAAAAACAGAAATTCATCtgctaacaaataaaaataaataaaattagcaaACCTACCAAAAAAGCATAGATTTAAAGACACAAGAACCAGAGATATAGATGAATATATCTTCAGCAACGACACTAGCCGAAAACAACCCATaatcgaaaaaataaaaaagaaccaaaCCCAAACAAGCAAATTGATGGAGAAAGAATAACAATACGAAATCAAAGCTTGCGAGTAGCCCGCTCACCTTGGTTGAGAGTGCTTAGCGGCCAGGCGATAATCTGTAAAGCAGTCTAAGGGCCACGAATTGCTTCCTACTTATAGACGAGAGGGCATGTGGATCTAGGGCTTCGTTTGTGAGGTTTTACATACTGTGAGATTACGTATGTACcctttggccttttttttttaatttttttttttatatttttttacaagtaaaataaaaaaaacgcTAAAGGGTATAAAGGGTCACTTCCCGTGTCAAAGTTAAATGGACGTGGCGGATCAATCGAACTCGATTGACGCATCAATTAATTCGAAGAGAAGTCCTTTAcccaataattttataaaaataaatttataatttaagataataattcggataataaatttataatttggatttataatttaaattataaatttatttttattataaattaaatttcattaaatcaacaatttataacttatatttgtaAAACTTTTTTTGTGTAGAACTTCTCAAACTTGAATAAATCCGAATAATTGAATGCATTATGGGTAAGGTAGCCTCGTTTAAACTCAactcatatattttaaaagaaaatttctatttgtAGTCCCAGATGAAAGATTACATGTGTAGACCCATTGATATATctgataaaaggaaaaaagaatcattttgagaaatatattatagtaattttaaaaagtttttaaaaatggCTTGATTGATTTGATTAAGCAGTCCCCATTTGGAGACTATACGTAGACTAATTCGTTATGCAAAGTAATTGAATAAGAAcatttttaacctttttaagagagaaaaaaaaatggcaccCCATAATTTTATTAAGGAAACTAACGATACGGTttgcaaattataaaataaatctaatgaatcaaataaaactatgttaatttatgaaattacttttatgtaattgcTTTGTAGATGTCACactcatttttaattaataacccTACTTTATGGTAGAGAAAAAACTCATGGTTAAAATCATCACCTTAGGGTTACATGCAATGGTTTTAATTCTATTTCATACCAGGCGGTATGGCCAAAATTTTCAGTTCTGGTGTAGTGTCCGGTACACTAtaccatatttttccattttgCTCCAAATTTTAGCCATTTTGGTTGGAGTTGGCATTTTCGtccacatttcatttcatttcatttctggctatctttgtatttttttgtacttgaatggcatttttgtaatttttaaatccaaatgatatttaattaaatctagaatataaaatgtttttatacaattttaatttttttttatatctaggatataaaatgtttttatacaattttaatttttttttataactttaactATGTCCaatcattcttttttttaaatatcattatttttaataaattatctattctttgtttttctttgtttttgtatctcaactcaagtttgtatattttttcaacatatattgattttataaatctttaattattccatatatatacacatacatatgaTACACACTtgcatatatctttatatatataaactggcTATCAAATGGGAAATCttgttttccatttatttttcttctttttctgtcCATTCTATATGTTTTTCTATGTACTCTGTATGTATTATGTCATTACTTTTTAtccttctattttatttttttatgtccaTTTATACGAGGATTTATTTGTCTTTTACTCGACGTGAGTCGGCTGAAGGGATAAGATG includes:
- the LOC122291788 gene encoding elongation factor 1-alpha-like codes for the protein MGKEKFHINIVVIGHVDSGKSTTTGHLIYKLGGIDKRVIERFEKEAAEMNKRSFKYAWVLDKLKAERERGITIDIALWKFETTKYYCTVIDAPGHRDFIKNMITGTSQADCAVLIIDSTTGGFEAGISKDGQTREHALLAFTLGVKQMICCCNKMDATTPKYSKARYDEIVKEVSSYLKKVGYNPDKIPFVPISGFEGDNMIERSTNLDWYKGPTLLEALDLIQEPKRPSDKPLRLPLQDVYKIGGIGTVPVGRVETGIIKPGMVVTFGPTGLTTEVKSVEMHHEALQEALPGDNVGFNVKNVAVKDLKRGFVASNSKDDPAKEAANFTSQVIIMNHPGQIGNGYAPVLDCHTSHIAVKFAELLTKIDRRSGKELEKEPKFLKNGDAGMVKMIPTKPMVVETFSEYPPLGRFAVRDMRQTVAVGVIKSVEKKDPSGAKVTKSAAKKK